From the Cloeon dipterum chromosome 4, ieCloDipt1.1, whole genome shotgun sequence genome, the window AATTTCCTCGTTACGGTCTACAATGGCGTTCAGTAGAGCATGGGCGGGGCCTTCGAAGCTAATCGGCTGCTAAACGAACGGTATCAAGAAAAACCGAACTGAAAAACCAAAGTCTTGGTAAATtagttaaacattttaattttaaaaattatttgggtattttaaataagatttaaattactttttaaaaaataataccaatTTCAGCTTCACTTTTACGGCAGCAGGCGCGTGACGTCACAGTCTGAGTGCAGAGACCGAGCAGCGCCACTGCAGAACAGCGAGTCGTGGGGATATCGATTTTTAGGATTGTGGTGTCTTCTTTCCCTAGTTTTAgtgaattttgatggttaaTTTTGTGAATGAAATTCTTATGTAACTCAAGACGATAAGGAAGCATCTATCTAAAACGGCCAAAAGATGACGAAGGATAGGTTAGCAGCGTTGAAAGCGGTAAGTGACAATTACATGTTGCAGGGGGGCGGATAATTTAGTGGTGGTGCCCTTTTTAGCCCTGTTTTATTTGACATTACGCGCTCTCGAGCCCCACCCGAAGTGTGGTAGCAGCTGACTGCCGCGGTCCCGGTCGGACCGGGTACGTTTCAACCGCTAATTCGGCCCCGACCGGCAAATTTGCCGTTTTTGGAAAAGTGGGCGGAACGCGGAACTGGGTCCAGGCACCGTACATTACTCTTTACGTGCACCGCCGACAAGgaaggaaaatcaattacgCCAGACTGCTGCTTctcttgcattttatttaaagtgcactttttgtgaattaattaaatttgaaagtttcTGTCATGTATTTCCTTGGCGGGTGAGAGTGCTTGCTGGAGAATGAGATTCCCACTTAAAAACCCCTTTCGTTCGCGAAATTTATGCAACCCTTGGGCATGTCTGGCCCCATGATAATAAGCTGACCAAGTGGGCACACGCGTCAAATCTCAAATTCACGCACACTTGGAAGCGTTGAATGTCTACTACGCTTCCAAGCGAAATCATACTTGGAAATTAGACTCATTGATCGAAGTCAAACGTGCTGAGCACCATGCAATGAGCAGTCCAATAAAAGTGGACTCTATCCTTTCAACAATattcgtaaataaaaaaattgaattttttaattggacgcAAACGAACCTATTACTCAACGAAggattcaattattaatttaacaacttAATCTTTCTGCCTTTAGTggatagtaaataaataattttagcatttcatAATGTTATTCTACATGTAATTTccatgacattttttatgacAACCAGGAAATACTAGTGACAAGGAAAGTTTGAGTATAAAGCATAATCTAAAActataatattgattttgcatGCCGTAATCAAAAGTTGAAGTTCGtttgtgtaaaaaaatgttttttaatcttattaaaaaaaacttggttGTCTACAGAACGTTTCATTGACACTTAATAAGGTCGTTTCTGTGATGGTCTATATTTTCAGGGTTAATAAAACATGTATCTAAAACTGTTCTTTAAGGCCACGCCTttcttctgaaaataaaagtttagcCAGTAATATTTTCAGCAAGATTATAGAGATGAAAACTGCCATAAtatgatataaattttctcgCGACTGTTGAAGAGCCCAGTAAGATACTCTCGTCCTTGGGTTTCGTGGCCGGAATAATTGATTCGATCAACTCGTCTGGCCATGAATCTTTTCTAAACTGATTACTCCAATTCTCAAGAGGCAGAACGTGATTTGAACGTGTTGCTTATTCAGTCAAATAGAATGCATGCCACTCCTGACTAACAATGAGCTtgcgttaaaaatttgtcctaaactttattttctgctcaaaCTCTTTCTCAAGATGTGAAAATGTGATTGCAGGCTCAAAGCGATGACGATGACGTCGGGCCTGACGATGTTGCAGTCAACGTCGATGGCTTTATGGATGAATTTTTTGCCGAGGTAAGACAATTCTTGAGTGTGCACACACCACTCCCCAGCCCCGTCAGCTGCGAGTCATTTGCCTCGTGCTGCGCGACACCCCATTATTGCAAAAAGTTATTGCTGATAAAAGCGATCTACTGATCTCAAGCAGCTCAAGTAGAtttacattttgcattttttcctgctgAAGACTCCaaaatgaatcaaatattGAAGAGCTGCTCTGTAGACATTAAAAgactaataatttttgtatccaTCACCAGGTTGAAGACATACGAGAAATGATAGACCGGATTGAGGCGAATGTCGAGgagataaaaaagaaacacagTGCGATCCTTTCAGCGCCTCAAACTGATGAAAGTAAGAGCTGGCCAGTGGATTTCCATTactattaacaaatttaatactgAAATTTTTCAGAGGTGAAGCAAGAACTGGATGATCTGATGGCCGATATAAAGAAATCAGCGAATAAAGTTCGCGCCAAATTGAAGGGTAAGTTTCGCTGAACTTGCGTGTCAGTTTTGTATGATGAAAACCAATCGAATTTGCAGTGATAGAAAACAACATTGAGCAGGAGGAGCATGTCAACAAGTCTTCAGCTGACCTTCGGATACGCAAAACCCAGCAAGCCACACTTTCCAGAAAATTCATTGAAGTCATGACTGAGTACAACCGAACTCAAACTGACTACAATCAGAAACTCAAAGACAGATTACAACGACAGCTAGAAATCAGTAAGGTCAATATCCTCTTACCAAtagtattattaaattttctctctatTGTCAGCTGGCAAAAAGACAACTAATGAAGAGCTTGAGGAAATGTTGGAGTCTGGGAACTCTGCAGTATTTACTGAAggggtaaatttaattaatagttatgtacattttcaaatttaaaccatGGAACTTGTTTTTCAGATCATAATGGAAACTCAGCAAGCCAAACAGACTCTGGCAGATATTCAGGCTCGACACGCTGATATTATCAAGCTGGAAAACTCCATCAGGGAGTTGCATGACATGTTCATGGACATGGCGATGTTGGTTGAAAGTCAGGTATGAGATCCATTTTAATAGTTCCATCTGTCTGGCGAAATCTTTAAAGAGCTCAAGAAGATATATTACCCAAATTCATGGTACTCAAACGTCAATtagtttgcatttatttaactgCCCATTTGGTGTTGGTTGCATTGGTTTTGGGTgactaaataattatttccattctATCAACGAGGTCAAAAGACAagacaacatttttttgtaatcaaTTATCAAATCCGCATGATGTTCACAATACTAAACAGCAACAATTAgcataaatattccattttcatTGACAATTTAGAATAAGTTTTGTATTACTAAATTCTCACTAAGTAAGGAGACAAATGTCTCCAAAAACAGAGAAAATGAGTGGTTAGAGCTAAAATAATCTgtataataatgttttattaaaattcatgcgCTTTTGGGTTTACTGAATTATTTCTATTCACcagcatgaaaaataaattggcatTACATAGAGGGTTCAGGGTCATGGATAAATTCACCATAGGGCGCCTTGTGAAAATCCCTCTGCCTTCATGCCTTAATTCACTTCTTGTTGTCAATCCCCAGGCTTATTTGCATGAGATTCCAGCATGATATCTTGATTTTGGTTTGCGCGGTAGCACTAACAGTCGGTGGTTGCCTTTCTGTCCTCTTAACAGGGTGAGATGATTGATCGCATTGAGTACCATGTTGAACATGCTGTTGACTATGTTCAAACTGCCACGCAAGACACCAAGAAAGCTCTAAAATACCAAAGTAAAGCCAGACGGGTAAGTTGGCCGCAGCAATTTTTACTCATGTACCTCGTCTTTCTGTTCCTCCCCCACCTGACTTATTTGACTTTACTTTCACCCAATTGGACCTTAATTTACtacgaaaaaatttaacacttgTTGTTGGTTATTGTGGTGGCACGTTGTGTCATCTAACTCATTGATGGCTGGTGCGCGTGGATGTGGGTGTGTgttgtttttacattttttattttcaattttgctctttctctATATCTGGTGTTCTTTACGGACAAAACTATTcctatgaaaaaaaaacaactgtTACATTTTATGGATCTGTGGTTAATCTTTAACGGCGCTCTGGTGGTGTTACTATACTTCTTGCCTGCTTTGTACTACTTCCATCACTGTGTATTattactactactactact encodes:
- the Syx1A gene encoding syntaxin-1A isoform X2, whose product is MTKDRLAALKAAQSDDDDVGPDDVAVNVDGFMDEFFAEVEDIREMIDRIEANVEEIKKKHSAILSAPQTDEKVKQELDDLMADIKKSANKVRAKLKVIENNIEQEEHVNKSSADLRIRKTQQATLSRKFIEVMTEYNRTQTDYNQKLKDRLQRQLEITGKKTTNEELEEMLESGNSAVFTEGIIMETQQAKQTLADIQARHADIIKLENSIRELHDMFMDMAMLVESQGEMIDRIEYHVEHAVDYVQTATQDTKKALKYQSKARRKKIMILICLTVLGLVLASTVASYFGF
- the Syx1A gene encoding syntaxin-1A isoform X1, with product MTKDRLAALKAAQSDDDDVGPDDVAVNVDGFMDEFFAEVEDIREMIDRIEANVEEIKKKHSAILSAPQTDEKVKQELDDLMADIKKSANKVRAKLKVIENNIEQEEHVNKSSADLRIRKTQQATLSRKFIEVMTEYNRTQTDYNQKLKDRLQRQLEITGKKTTNEELEEMLESGNSAVFTEGIIMETQQAKQTLADIQARHADIIKLENSIRELHDMFMDMAMLVESQGEMIDRIEYHVEHAVDYVQTATQDTKKALKYQSKARRVSWPQQFLLMYLVFLFLPHLTYLTLLSPNWTLIYYEKI
- the Syx1A gene encoding syntaxin-1A isoform X4 produces the protein MTKDRLAALKAAQSDDDDVGPDDVAVNVDGFMDEFFAEVEDIREMIDRIEANVEEIKKKHSAILSAPQTDEKVKQELDDLMADIKKSANKVRAKLKVIENNIEQEEHVNKSSADLRIRKTQQATLSRKFIEVMTEYNRTQTDYNQKLKDRLQRQLEITGKKTTNEELEEMLESGNSAVFTEGIIMETQQAKQTLADIQARHADIIKLENSIRELHDMFMDMAMLVESQGEMIDRIEYHVEHAVDYVQTATQDTKKALKYQSKARRKKILIIICLVVLLIILIVWLSA
- the Syx1A gene encoding syntaxin-1A isoform X3, encoding MTKDRLAALKAAQSDDDDVGPDDVAVNVDGFMDEFFAEVEDIREMIDRIEANVEEIKKKHSAILSAPQTDEKVKQELDDLMADIKKSANKVRAKLKVIENNIEQEEHVNKSSADLRIRKTQQATLSRKFIEVMTEYNRTQTDYNQKLKDRLQRQLEITGKKTTNEELEEMLESGNSAVFTEGIIMETQQAKQTLADIQARHADIIKLENSIRELHDMFMDMAMLVESQGGLIDSIEHHVDEAREYVEKGKVQVKEAETLQTSSRKKKILIIICLVVLLIILIVWLSA